A window from Planococcus maritimus encodes these proteins:
- a CDS encoding phosphatidylglycerophosphatase A produces the protein MDGGHFRVHSEEVTKATHEALERRGVTIKDIAEIVLEMQLPYNEGLTVEHCAESVESVLRKREMQHALLVGIELDELAEQGKLSQPLQQIVGSDEGLFGVDEMIGLGAVLTYGSIAVTTFGHLDKNKIGIIHKLDTKYGDHVHTFLDDLVSSVAACASARIAHRTRDLEEEGRSFEDLKPEETTPETHVPGAEI, from the coding sequence ATGGATGGAGGACATTTCCGTGTGCATTCAGAAGAAGTAACCAAAGCAACCCATGAAGCTTTGGAAAGAAGAGGTGTCACGATTAAAGACATCGCAGAGATCGTGTTGGAAATGCAATTGCCTTATAATGAAGGATTGACTGTAGAACATTGTGCCGAATCAGTCGAAAGTGTCTTGCGCAAGCGAGAAATGCAGCATGCCCTCCTAGTCGGCATTGAACTCGATGAATTGGCCGAACAAGGGAAGTTGTCCCAGCCACTCCAACAAATCGTCGGTTCGGATGAAGGCTTGTTCGGTGTGGATGAAATGATCGGTCTCGGCGCAGTTCTTACGTATGGCAGCATTGCCGTAACAACATTCGGCCATTTGGATAAAAACAAAATTGGCATTATCCATAAGCTCGATACGAAATACGGTGACCACGTCCACACCTTCCTTGATGACCTTGTATCGAGCGTCGCCGCCTGTGCTTCAGCACGTATCGCACACCGTACGCGCGACTTAGAGGAAGAAGGCCGAAGCTTCGAAGATTTGAAACCAGAAGAGACGACACCCGAAACTCACGTGCCTGGAGCAGAAATATAA
- a CDS encoding alpha/beta hydrolase, producing MNKGSVEDFTLYSDALGEEMQVLVHLPANYSPLYKYSLVIASDGKDYFQLGRVPRVVDELLENQKIENIIFVGIPYKSVEDRNRKYEPTGEQHGAYLRFLAHELAPYLDENYPSYQVGMGRTLIGDSLAATVSLMAALKYPNIFGRVILQSPKVGPEMIKAVENFSMNNSFTVYHVIGSEETNVKLTNGETADFLTPNRELNELMKNKGFSLFYEEFKGDHTWKFWQPDLKRALLMNFGM from the coding sequence ATGAACAAAGGAAGCGTAGAAGATTTCACGCTCTATAGCGATGCCTTGGGAGAAGAGATGCAAGTGCTCGTCCACTTGCCGGCAAACTATTCTCCCCTCTATAAATACAGCCTCGTCATCGCATCCGACGGCAAGGATTATTTCCAGCTTGGCCGTGTTCCGCGCGTCGTCGATGAACTGCTGGAAAATCAGAAAATCGAAAATATTATCTTCGTCGGCATTCCTTATAAAAGCGTAGAAGACCGCAATCGGAAATACGAACCGACCGGTGAACAGCATGGTGCTTATTTGCGTTTTCTTGCACATGAGCTAGCGCCTTATCTCGATGAAAACTATCCTAGCTACCAAGTAGGCATGGGACGGACATTGATTGGTGATTCGCTGGCAGCGACCGTTTCTTTGATGGCGGCGCTCAAATACCCTAATATTTTTGGGCGCGTCATTCTTCAGTCGCCGAAAGTTGGACCTGAAATGATTAAGGCCGTCGAGAACTTTTCGATGAACAATTCATTTACGGTCTATCACGTCATCGGATCGGAAGAAACAAACGTGAAGCTAACCAATGGAGAAACTGCCGATTTTCTAACGCCGAATCGCGAGTTGAATGAGTTGATGAAAAATAAAGGGTTTTCCCTGTTTTACGAAGAATTCAAAGGAGACCATACATGGAAATTCTGGCAGCCTGACCTGAAGCGGGCCTTGCTGATGAATTTCGGCATGTAG
- a CDS encoding YjcG family protein has translation MKYGIAAFPSKKLQDLANSYRKRYDPHYELITPHITLKGPFEADDSEVKAMAEELGNIAKRQKPFRIHATRVSTFTPVTNALYFKIEPSKELLDLHEDLHSDFLGGMPDHPFVPHITIAQKLSDSEHADVYGQLKMAGIDHAETIDRVHLLYQLEDGSWTVFDTFRLSGDEA, from the coding sequence ATGAAATATGGTATTGCAGCATTTCCATCAAAAAAACTACAAGATTTGGCGAATTCCTACCGGAAGCGCTATGACCCGCATTATGAGTTGATCACGCCCCATATTACATTAAAAGGGCCTTTTGAAGCAGATGACTCAGAAGTAAAAGCAATGGCTGAAGAACTCGGCAATATTGCCAAACGCCAAAAGCCATTCCGCATTCACGCAACGCGTGTCAGCACGTTTACTCCGGTGACGAACGCTTTATACTTCAAAATTGAGCCATCCAAAGAGCTATTGGATCTTCACGAAGACCTCCATTCTGATTTTCTTGGCGGCATGCCGGACCACCCATTTGTGCCCCATATTACCATCGCACAAAAACTATCGGATTCGGAGCATGCTGATGTGTACGGCCAATTGAAAATGGCTGGCATTGACCACGCAGAGACGATCGACCGTGTCCACTTGCTCTATCAATTGGAAGATGGTTCATGGACAGTCTTCGACACCTTCCGTTTGTCAGGAGATGAAGCTTAA
- a CDS encoding GNAT family N-acetyltransferase, whose protein sequence is MQKVKIVETELEKEQAFDIRRKVFVDEQGVALHVEMDEHDDSATHFIGYELEQPIAAARIREYEQGVGKVERVCVLSEYRGHHFGAELMEQLEEYARSIGYFRLQLNSQSHAISFYERLGYDVVSPEFMDAGIPHRQMEKTL, encoded by the coding sequence TTGCAGAAAGTGAAAATCGTTGAAACTGAACTGGAAAAAGAACAAGCTTTTGATATTCGCCGAAAAGTGTTCGTCGATGAGCAAGGCGTTGCTCTTCATGTCGAGATGGATGAGCATGACGACAGTGCAACTCATTTTATCGGTTATGAACTGGAACAACCAATCGCTGCTGCCCGCATTCGCGAGTATGAACAGGGCGTTGGAAAAGTCGAGCGCGTCTGTGTTTTATCAGAATACCGAGGGCATCATTTTGGAGCAGAGCTGATGGAACAACTCGAGGAATATGCTCGGTCAATCGGCTATTTCCGCTTACAGCTTAACTCTCAAAGCCATGCCATTTCATTTTACGAACGCCTTGGCTATGATGTGGTATCACCTGAATTCATGGACGCTGGCATTCCGCATCGACAAATGGAAAAAACGCTATAA
- the fabI gene encoding enoyl-ACP reductase FabI, producing the protein MSISLKDKTYVIMGVANKRSIAWGIARSLDAAGANLIFTYAGERFEKSVRDLVATLDGNHEQILPCDVTSDEDVEKCFHTIEENNGKIDGLAHCIAFAKTEELSGDFSDTSREGFLLAHNISSYSLTIVSKYAKPLMSEGGSIVALTYIGGERVMPNYNVMGVAKASLEMSVRYLAADLGKHDIRVNAISSGPIRTLSSKGVSDFNSILREIEEKAPLRRNTTPEEVGDTAVFLFSNMSRGITGEVLHVDSGYHVL; encoded by the coding sequence ATGTCGATTTCATTAAAAGACAAAACATACGTTATCATGGGTGTCGCTAATAAGCGCAGCATTGCATGGGGAATTGCGCGTTCATTGGATGCCGCTGGAGCGAACTTGATCTTTACATATGCAGGGGAGCGCTTTGAAAAATCAGTGCGTGACTTAGTTGCAACACTTGATGGCAATCATGAGCAGATTTTGCCTTGTGATGTGACAAGTGATGAAGACGTCGAAAAATGCTTCCACACCATCGAAGAAAATAATGGCAAAATTGACGGGCTTGCGCATTGCATCGCATTCGCAAAAACGGAAGAATTGTCAGGGGATTTTTCGGATACATCGCGTGAAGGCTTCCTATTGGCGCATAATATCAGTTCTTACTCATTGACGATTGTTTCGAAATACGCGAAACCGTTGATGTCAGAAGGCGGCAGCATCGTAGCCTTGACTTACATTGGTGGAGAACGCGTCATGCCGAACTATAATGTTATGGGTGTGGCGAAAGCTTCACTCGAAATGTCTGTCCGTTATTTGGCGGCAGATCTCGGGAAGCATGATATTCGCGTCAATGCGATTTCATCAGGCCCTATTCGCACATTGTCTTCTAAAGGCGTCAGCGATTTCAACTCGATTTTGCGTGAAATCGAAGAAAAAGCTCCGCTTCGCCGCAATACAACACCTGAAGAAGTCGGCGACACGGCCGTGTTCTTGTTCAGCAATATGTCTCGCGGCATCACCGGAGAAGTGTTGCACGTCGATAGCGGCTACCACGTATTGTAA
- the mgtE gene encoding magnesium transporter, translating into MMEETKIRDEELNEELMHELLQQGDVEAFREEFLSHHPYDQASFYEKAEGETRQLLYQYLSPKEMADIFEAIEVDDDEYEDLFKEMDTRYASDILSYMYTDDAVDVLNELNKDQVASYLTIMDKDSAQQIKDLLHYEEYTAGSIMTTEFVAIPKNSTVRSAMNILRNAAPNAETIYYVFVIDEDRKLSGIVTLRDLIVADEDTLIGSIMNDRVVSVQVSEDQEEVARMIKDYDFLALPVVDFQDHLLGIITVDDIIDVLDEEASDDYSKLAAVSDMDTFDRGPLTAAKKRLPWLILLTFLGMITANLMGMFEATLDQVALLAVFIPLIAGMAGNSGTQALAVAVRGIATGDIEEESKMKLLFREAGTGLITGVICGVVVVGLVYFWKSELVIGMLVGTAVASSIFVATLAGSFIPLLIHRMKIDPAVASGPFITTLNDIISILIYLGLATTFLTNL; encoded by the coding sequence ATGATGGAAGAAACGAAGATCCGTGATGAAGAACTAAACGAAGAATTGATGCATGAACTGCTGCAGCAAGGGGATGTGGAAGCATTCCGAGAAGAGTTTTTATCCCACCATCCATACGACCAGGCAAGCTTTTACGAAAAAGCGGAAGGCGAAACGAGGCAATTGCTCTATCAGTATCTCTCTCCGAAAGAAATGGCGGATATTTTTGAAGCTATTGAAGTAGATGACGACGAATACGAAGATTTGTTTAAAGAAATGGATACGCGCTATGCATCAGACATCTTGTCCTATATGTACACAGATGATGCGGTTGACGTACTGAATGAATTAAACAAAGATCAAGTCGCCAGCTATTTGACGATTATGGATAAGGATTCCGCGCAGCAAATCAAGGACTTGCTGCATTACGAAGAGTATACGGCGGGATCGATCATGACGACAGAGTTTGTCGCCATCCCGAAAAACTCAACTGTGCGTTCTGCCATGAATATCCTGCGCAATGCCGCGCCGAATGCCGAAACCATTTACTATGTCTTTGTCATCGACGAAGACCGTAAATTATCCGGTATTGTGACCTTGCGTGATTTAATCGTAGCTGATGAAGACACGTTAATTGGGTCCATCATGAATGACCGGGTCGTCAGCGTCCAAGTGAGCGAAGATCAGGAAGAAGTCGCGCGCATGATCAAGGACTACGACTTTCTCGCACTGCCGGTCGTCGATTTCCAGGATCACCTGCTCGGCATCATTACGGTCGATGATATCATCGACGTGTTGGATGAAGAGGCGTCCGATGACTACTCTAAACTAGCCGCCGTCTCCGACATGGATACCTTTGACAGGGGGCCATTGACAGCTGCGAAAAAACGCTTGCCGTGGCTTATCTTGCTGACATTTCTCGGTATGATAACTGCAAACTTGATGGGCATGTTCGAAGCGACGCTCGATCAAGTGGCGCTGCTTGCTGTGTTCATCCCGCTGATTGCCGGCATGGCTGGGAATAGCGGTACGCAAGCGCTCGCTGTGGCTGTGCGTGGTATTGCGACAGGGGACATCGAGGAAGAAAGTAAGATGAAGCTATTGTTCCGCGAAGCGGGGACTGGCCTGATTACAGGCGTCATCTGCGGTGTTGTGGTCGTGGGGCTCGTTTATTTTTGGAAATCGGAGTTGGTGATTGGGATGCTGGTCGGCACAGCAGTGGCAAGTTCAATTTTTGTCGCGACGCTAGCTGGTTCGTTTATTCCCTTATTGATTCACCGCATGAAAATCGACCCTGCCGTGGCATCCGGCCCATTTATCACCACGTTGAACGATATCATTTCCATTCTCATTTATTTAGGTTTAGCGACGACTTTTCTAACGAATCTATAG
- the prpE gene encoding bis(5'-nucleosyl)-tetraphosphatase PrpE: MNVDVIGDVHGCFDELIELIEQLGYRFENGLPVHPDGRCLAFVGDAMDRGPKSLAVLQLLFDMQDAGILHYSPGNHCNKLYRFFKGNPVELLHGLEMTVAEWRLLEKGAQQQFKKRFIRFYEKLPLYLQLRDDLIVVHAGLRQDMIGEALSRRIITFALYGEITGRYHSDGRPVRGNWAKSYKGTPWIVYGHTPVETPYFKNNSVNIDTGCVFGGALTALRFPEMEICQVTSKQDYQPDRFHLYD; the protein is encoded by the coding sequence ATGAATGTTGATGTGATTGGTGATGTCCATGGCTGTTTTGATGAGCTGATCGAATTAATCGAACAGCTCGGCTACCGATTCGAAAATGGCCTTCCTGTGCATCCGGATGGCCGTTGTCTTGCATTTGTCGGCGATGCGATGGACCGTGGCCCAAAATCCCTCGCCGTCTTGCAGCTATTGTTCGATATGCAAGATGCAGGCATCTTGCATTATTCCCCCGGCAATCATTGCAATAAACTCTATCGTTTTTTCAAGGGCAATCCTGTCGAGCTCTTGCACGGACTGGAAATGACCGTAGCCGAATGGCGCCTGCTTGAAAAAGGCGCCCAACAACAATTCAAAAAACGATTTATCCGTTTTTATGAAAAGCTTCCTTTATATCTTCAACTGCGTGATGATTTGATCGTCGTGCACGCCGGGTTGCGCCAGGATATGATTGGAGAAGCACTGAGCCGCCGCATCATTACGTTTGCCTTGTATGGCGAAATCACCGGAAGGTACCATTCCGATGGCCGTCCGGTTCGCGGCAACTGGGCGAAAAGCTATAAAGGAACGCCGTGGATTGTTTATGGACATACCCCAGTCGAAACTCCTTATTTCAAAAACAACAGCGTCAATATCGACACGGGTTGCGTATTTGGCGGAGCTTTGACTGCTTTACGCTTTCCTGAAATGGAGATTTGCCAAGTGACGTCAAAACAGGATTACCAGCCAGACCGCTTTCATCTTTATGACTGA
- a CDS encoding RluA family pseudouridine synthase translates to MKAFQVEFTATKQGLLREALQHYGISKRTLASVKYGGGHLLVNGSEVTVRHPLEAGDAVTVIFPKEIQGKGLTAEAGPLAIVYEDDALLIVEKPPGQNTIPSREQPYGSLANVVAGHFERHGIPSTLHIATRLDKDTSGLVCIAKNRHIHHLLSVQQQEKRMNRRYEAFVHGEVASQKALITAPIGRKGTSIIEREVREDGKFAETEMELIQSMAGISHVRLKLNTGRTHQIRVHLAHVGHPLLGDDLYSGERKLISRQALHCTELQLDHPVSGERLAFSSALAKDMRALLQS, encoded by the coding sequence ATGAAAGCATTTCAAGTTGAATTTACGGCAACAAAGCAAGGTCTGCTTCGAGAGGCGCTTCAGCATTATGGAATTTCTAAAAGAACCTTGGCTTCTGTGAAATATGGCGGGGGCCATTTGCTGGTCAATGGATCAGAAGTGACGGTTAGGCATCCGCTTGAAGCTGGGGATGCTGTAACCGTTATTTTTCCGAAAGAAATTCAAGGTAAAGGACTGACAGCGGAAGCAGGCCCACTTGCCATCGTCTATGAAGACGATGCATTATTAATCGTTGAGAAGCCGCCTGGGCAAAACACGATCCCATCGCGCGAGCAGCCCTATGGCAGTCTCGCAAATGTGGTCGCTGGACATTTCGAGCGCCACGGCATTCCATCGACGCTGCACATCGCAACGCGACTGGATAAAGATACTTCAGGACTGGTGTGCATTGCGAAAAACCGTCATATCCATCATTTATTGTCTGTGCAGCAACAGGAAAAGCGCATGAATCGTCGTTATGAAGCATTTGTTCACGGCGAGGTTGCTTCCCAGAAGGCATTAATCACTGCGCCAATCGGCCGAAAAGGCACGAGCATCATCGAACGTGAAGTAAGGGAAGATGGCAAGTTTGCAGAAACTGAAATGGAATTGATTCAGTCGATGGCAGGTATTAGCCATGTCCGCTTGAAACTGAATACTGGCAGGACTCACCAAATACGCGTTCATTTAGCACATGTTGGGCATCCGTTACTTGGTGATGATTTGTACAGTGGTGAGCGCAAGTTGATTTCAAGGCAAGCCTTGCATTGCACCGAATTGCAACTCGACCATCCCGTTTCCGGAGAGCGGTTAGCCTTTTCATCTGCCCTCGCAAAGGATATGCGTGCATTGCTTCAGTCATAA
- a CDS encoding NAD kinase, with translation MKFYIISRSDELSNRLMGEAREYLEDFGMEWNEEFPQIVLSIGGDGTLLHAFHKYSDRLDTVAFVGIHTGHLGFYADWKPIEIEKLVLAIAKKEFEVIEYPLLEVTVHYRNEQESSTYLALNESTVKSPDVTLVMDVFLNDSHFERFRGDGLCMSTPSGSTAYNKALGGAIIHPSLPAMQLTEMASINNRVFRTVGSPLVLPSHHRCTLLPVKAPDFMVTVDHLQLLHKDVESIEYRVAKEKVRFARFRAFPFWRRVHDSFIDSELSED, from the coding sequence ATGAAATTTTATATCATATCGAGAAGTGATGAGTTATCCAATCGATTGATGGGAGAGGCACGTGAATATCTAGAGGATTTCGGAATGGAATGGAATGAAGAATTTCCGCAAATCGTCTTGTCGATCGGTGGAGATGGCACTTTACTCCACGCCTTCCATAAATATAGCGATCGTTTGGATACTGTCGCATTCGTCGGAATCCATACAGGCCATCTCGGGTTTTATGCAGACTGGAAGCCGATTGAAATCGAGAAACTCGTATTGGCCATTGCCAAAAAAGAATTCGAAGTCATTGAGTACCCCTTGTTGGAAGTGACGGTGCATTACCGGAACGAACAGGAATCTTCCACGTATTTGGCCTTGAATGAATCGACTGTCAAATCCCCAGATGTAACGCTTGTCATGGACGTTTTCTTAAACGACAGCCATTTTGAACGTTTCCGCGGAGATGGTCTGTGTATGTCAACGCCCTCAGGGAGCACGGCGTACAATAAAGCACTCGGCGGAGCGATCATCCATCCATCCTTGCCGGCGATGCAATTAACCGAAATGGCTTCGATTAATAACCGGGTGTTTCGGACTGTCGGTTCTCCGTTAGTCTTGCCATCGCATCATCGCTGCACCTTGCTACCGGTAAAAGCGCCAGACTTCATGGTAACTGTTGATCACCTTCAATTGCTTCATAAAGACGTTGAATCGATTGAATACCGCGTGGCAAAAGAAAAAGTACGCTTTGCCCGCTTCCGTGCATTCCCGTTCTGGCGCCGTGTTCATGACTCCTTTATTGACAGTGAATTGTCGGAGGACTGA
- a CDS encoding GTP pyrophosphokinase, producing the protein MGQWNRFLAPYKQAVDEMKVKFKGMRKQFETNNTNSPIEFVTGRVKPLASIYDKTLEKGLLFEPSEELARNLQDIAGLRMMCQFVGDIETVVELLRQRNDLRIVEEKDYISHEKQSGYRSYHVIVEYPVQTIDGEQLILAEIQIRTLAMNFWASIEHSLNYKYKGVFPEEIKLRLQRAAEAAFQLDEEMTQIRDEIQEAQAYFSEYKESPGTRFPADAEGGRKDS; encoded by the coding sequence ATGGGGCAATGGAATCGTTTTTTGGCACCGTATAAACAAGCGGTCGACGAGATGAAAGTAAAATTCAAAGGAATGCGTAAACAATTTGAAACGAATAACACGAATTCACCGATTGAGTTCGTTACCGGCCGTGTGAAGCCGTTGGCGAGCATTTATGATAAAACCTTGGAAAAGGGGCTGTTGTTTGAACCGTCGGAAGAATTAGCGCGTAATTTACAGGATATAGCCGGTTTGAGGATGATGTGCCAATTTGTAGGGGATATCGAAACTGTTGTGGAGCTATTGCGCCAACGCAACGATTTGCGGATCGTTGAGGAAAAAGATTATATTTCACATGAAAAGCAAAGCGGCTATCGGTCGTATCATGTCATCGTGGAATATCCCGTGCAAACAATTGATGGTGAGCAGTTGATCCTTGCGGAAATTCAAATCCGCACCTTGGCGATGAATTTTTGGGCATCGATTGAGCATTCTTTGAACTATAAATACAAAGGTGTGTTTCCCGAAGAAATCAAGCTTCGTCTGCAACGCGCAGCGGAAGCCGCATTCCAGCTTGATGAGGAAATGACGCAGATCCGGGACGAAATCCAGGAAGCGCAAGCCTATTTCAGCGAATACAAAGAATCTCCCGGAACCAGATTTCCGGCGGATGCAGAAGGAGGTCGAAAGGATTCATGA
- a CDS encoding CYTH domain-containing protein, whose protein sequence is MTKELEIEFKNMLTKEEYNLLLAELQEVPISQTNHYFDTADFQLRDQKAALRLRSIGNRFECTLKTPAASGNYETTDALSQEQASAVLDHNQFDAPEVTAELERLGVSSSDLSLIGSLTTHRVEVEYKGGLLVLDHSEYLGLEDYELEYEVTDEAAGKHSFMSLLEEKQIPIRPSDKKIARFMKAASKR, encoded by the coding sequence ATGACAAAAGAACTCGAAATCGAATTCAAGAACATGCTGACGAAAGAAGAATACAACTTATTACTGGCGGAGTTACAAGAAGTACCGATCAGCCAGACCAACCATTATTTCGACACAGCCGATTTCCAACTACGCGACCAAAAAGCGGCCCTTCGGCTTCGCAGCATCGGCAACCGATTTGAGTGCACGCTTAAAACACCGGCCGCTTCAGGCAATTATGAGACAACCGATGCGTTAAGCCAAGAACAAGCCTCAGCTGTTTTGGATCACAATCAATTTGACGCGCCGGAAGTTACAGCTGAACTCGAGCGGCTAGGGGTCTCCTCCTCTGACTTATCGCTCATCGGATCACTGACGACCCACCGTGTAGAAGTCGAGTACAAGGGCGGGTTGCTTGTGCTCGATCACTCAGAATATTTGGGACTAGAAGATTACGAGCTGGAATATGAAGTAACGGACGAAGCCGCTGGAAAACATTCTTTCATGTCCTTACTGGAAGAAAAACAGATCCCCATCCGTCCTTCAGATAAGAAAATCGCACGTTTTATGAAGGCTGCTTCAAAGCGCTAA
- a CDS encoding globin yields MTGKPLIPYDQIGAETLSNLVDAFYSRVSAHPQLAPIFPDDLTETARKQKQFLTQYLGGPNIYSAEHGHPRLKARHHPFPITPDRAQAWLECMSEAMDEVGLSGQFRETFFNRLVLTAHHMVNDYDSEEELE; encoded by the coding sequence ATGACTGGAAAACCGCTTATTCCGTACGACCAAATCGGTGCGGAAACTTTATCAAATCTGGTGGACGCTTTTTATTCTCGCGTCTCAGCACATCCGCAGCTTGCACCCATTTTCCCTGATGATTTAACCGAGACCGCAAGAAAACAAAAACAGTTTTTGACACAATACTTGGGCGGCCCAAATATTTATTCAGCCGAACACGGGCATCCCCGTCTAAAAGCACGTCATCATCCATTCCCAATTACTCCAGACCGCGCTCAAGCCTGGCTGGAGTGCATGAGTGAAGCAATGGATGAAGTCGGGCTCAGCGGCCAATTCCGCGAGACGTTTTTCAATCGTCTCGTTTTGACCGCACACCATATGGTGAATGATTACGACAGTGAGGAGGAGTTGGAGTGA
- a CDS encoding ClpXP adapter SpxH family protein, protein MSNLDLAEDIREHQVSCKPMELYVFMDPMNPACWELQSIIRKMQIEYGHYFSMRMILSTQLSTLNMSIKNAEMDGDELEHPALPSVAIKAAELQGKRAGNRFLYKLQEHLFLQSRNVTSYDVLLEIAEEAELDQDEFKDDFHSVHSAKAFQCDLRITREMEVSEVPSIVFFNECIEDEGVKVSGLYSYDVYLTILQEMLGKDRLNRQSPPSLDDLFVKYPTMATHEVASIYNISEQTAERELKKQVLQQKLERIPLQDETLWKVK, encoded by the coding sequence GTGAGCAATCTGGATCTGGCAGAGGATATCCGCGAACACCAAGTTTCCTGCAAACCAATGGAATTATACGTGTTCATGGATCCAATGAATCCCGCATGCTGGGAACTTCAATCGATCATCCGCAAAATGCAAATCGAATACGGCCATTATTTTTCCATGCGAATGATTTTGAGCACGCAATTGTCTACCTTGAATATGAGTATAAAAAATGCCGAAATGGATGGCGATGAGCTTGAACATCCCGCCCTTCCATCTGTCGCCATCAAAGCGGCTGAATTGCAGGGCAAACGGGCAGGCAATCGTTTCCTATACAAACTACAAGAACATCTCTTTTTACAATCGAGAAACGTTACCTCCTATGATGTATTGCTTGAAATCGCTGAGGAAGCGGAACTGGACCAAGACGAGTTCAAAGATGATTTCCATTCAGTTCATAGCGCTAAAGCATTCCAATGCGATCTTCGGATCACTAGGGAGATGGAAGTTTCTGAAGTACCAAGCATCGTTTTTTTTAATGAATGCATCGAAGACGAAGGCGTCAAAGTTTCTGGCCTTTATTCATACGACGTCTATCTGACCATCCTACAGGAAATGCTAGGGAAAGACCGGCTCAACCGGCAATCCCCGCCTTCTCTCGATGACCTATTCGTTAAGTACCCAACGATGGCTACTCATGAAGTCGCGAGTATTTACAATATCAGCGAACAAACGGCTGAACGCGAACTGAAAAAACAAGTGCTGCAACAGAAACTAGAACGCATCCCCCTGCAGGATGAAACATTATGGAAAGTAAAATAA